Proteins from a single region of Balaenoptera acutorostrata chromosome 16, mBalAcu1.1, whole genome shotgun sequence:
- the DDIT4 gene encoding DNA damage-inducible transcript 4 protein, whose translation MPSLWDRFSSSSSSSSLSRTPNPDQPPRSAWGSAAREETLGRYASLESSDCESLDSSNSGFGPEEDSSYLDGVSLPDFELLSDPEDEHLCASLMQLLQESLAQARLGSRRPARLLMPGQLVSQVGKELLRLAYSEPCGLRGALLDVCVEQGKSCHSVGQLALDPSLVPTFQLTLVLRLDSRLWPKIQGLFSSANSPFVPGFSQSLTLSTGFRVIKKKLYSSEQLLIEEC comes from the exons ATGCCTAGCCTTTGGGATCGCTTCTCGTCGTCCTCTTCGTCCTCGTCCTTGTCCCGAACTCCCAACCCAGATCAGCCGCCACGCTCAGCCTGGGGGTCGGCGGCCCGAGAAGAGACACTCGGCCGCTACGCGAGCCTGGAGAGCTCGGACTGCGAGTCCCTGGACAGCAGCAACAGTGGCTTCGGGCCGGAGGAAG ATTCTTCATACCTGGATGGGGTGTCCCTGCCCGACTTCGAGCTGCTCAGCGATCCCGAGGATGAGCACCTGTGTGCCAGCCTGATGCAGCTGCTGCAGGAGAGCCTGGCCCAGGCACGGCTGGGCTCGCGGCGCCCCGCGCGCCTGCTGATGCCCGGCCAGCTGGTGAGCCAGGTGGGCAAAGAACTACTGCGCCTGGCCTACAGCGAGCCGTGCGGCCTGCGGGGGGCGCTGCTAGACGTCTGCGTAGAGCAGGGCAAGAGCTGCCACAGCGTGGGTCAACTGGCTCTCGACCCTAGCCTTGTGCCCACCTTCCAGCTGACTCTCGTGCTGCGCCTGGACTCACGCCTCTGGCCCAAGATCCAGGGGTTGTTTAGCTCTGCCAACTCTCCCTTCGTCCCTGGCTTCAGCCAGTCCCTGACGCTGAGCACGGGCTTCCGAGTAATCAAGAAGAAGCTGTACAGCTCAGAGCAGCTGCTCATTGAGGAGTGTTGA